In a genomic window of Coriobacteriia bacterium:
- a CDS encoding ABC transporter ATP-binding protein — protein sequence MIIEAKGVCAGYGGADIVHDVSFELESGGVLCLLGPNGVGKTTLFKALLGFIPFTGGGLYVDGQRVNHNDRKQVASLIGYVPQVHEPPFPFSVLDVVVMGSVVRENLFTGPSKRAYRDAEAVLERLGVSYLRDKVYTEVSGGERQMVLIARALMQHPAFLMMDEPTSSLDYGNQMRVLGQVRSLSQEGVGVIMTSHFPDHAYLACTKAVVMSRTKPFTVGPVEEIVTEKTLNEAYGIKVKVTNLHFDDVPGGELTACIPVLPDPRETEAHGRGEDA from the coding sequence ATGATCATCGAGGCAAAGGGCGTCTGCGCGGGTTACGGCGGCGCCGACATCGTGCATGACGTCAGTTTCGAGCTCGAGAGCGGCGGGGTGCTCTGTCTGCTCGGCCCCAACGGCGTGGGCAAGACGACGCTGTTCAAGGCCCTGCTCGGCTTCATCCCGTTCACGGGGGGCGGCCTGTACGTCGACGGCCAGCGCGTGAACCACAACGATCGCAAGCAGGTGGCGTCGCTCATCGGCTACGTGCCGCAGGTCCACGAGCCGCCGTTCCCGTTCAGCGTGCTTGACGTTGTCGTCATGGGTTCCGTCGTGCGCGAGAACCTGTTTACCGGCCCCTCGAAGCGGGCCTATCGCGACGCCGAGGCCGTGCTCGAGCGCCTTGGCGTGTCGTACCTGCGCGACAAGGTGTACACGGAGGTGTCGGGCGGCGAGCGGCAGATGGTGCTCATCGCTCGCGCTCTCATGCAGCACCCGGCGTTCCTCATGATGGACGAGCCGACGTCGAGCCTGGACTACGGCAACCAGATGCGCGTGCTCGGGCAGGTGAGGAGTCTGTCTCAGGAGGGCGTCGGCGTCATCATGACGTCGCACTTCCCCGACCACGCCTACCTGGCCTGCACGAAGGCTGTCGTCATGTCGCGCACGAAGCCGTTCACGGTGGGGCCCGTTGAGGAGATCGTGACGGAAAAGACGCTCAACGAGGCGTATGGCATCAAGGTCAAGGTGACGAACCTGCACTTCGACGACGTGCCGGGTGGCGAGCTCACGGCGTGTATTCCCGTGCTGCCCGACCCGCGCGAGACCGAGGCACACGGACGAGGGGAGGACGCGTGA